A window of Deltaproteobacteria bacterium genomic DNA:
CCGTCGGTCCTTTTCGTGCTCAAGGAGATTCTGGAACGTCCTTCCGGGAGCGATAGCGAGACGGTCTGTGCAATGGCCTTCGGGCCCGGCCTGACCGCGGAGCTGGCGCTGCTGGAGGCTGTCCGTGCGGGAGCCGGCCGATTCGCCGTCACGGGATGAATGATCTGCCCGACCTGGAATTCCGGGACCGGCTCCTCTTCCCGGAAAGCAGGAAATCGTACAACGAGTTGCATTTCGGCGTAGCGGCCTCCCGCTACGACCTCGCAACCCGCGCCATCTCCCTTGGCCGCGACGCGGCGTGGAAAAGACGCCTCGTGAATGCCTTGCCGGCGGCGGCCGCACCCTCCTGCGCGGACCTTGCGTGCGGGACCGGCGACGTGGCCTTCCTGCTTTCCGAAAGATACCCGGGCGGGACAATTGTAGGGCTCGACCTGTCGGAGCCCATGCTCGCTGAGGCCGTGAAACGCAACTCGCGCGGAAACGTGCGATTCGTGAAAGGGGACATGTGCGCCACGGGATTCCCCGGCGGCAGCTTCGACATCGTGACGGGGAGTTACGCCCTGCGGAACGCGCCGGACCTCGGGCGGGCGCTCGAGGAAACCCGGCGGATACTCAAGCCCGAAGGTGTGGCGGCATTCCTGGATTTCTCGAAACCCGCGAATCCGCTTCTCCAGCGGCTCCAGCGCCGTCTCCTGTGGAACTGGTGCGGACTCTGGGGCTTCCTGCTGCACCGCACCCGGTACGTCCACGGCTATATCGCCGAGAGCCTCGCCACCTTTCCGGACCGGGAGGAATTGCGCAGACTCATCGCCGAGCGCGGTTTCGAGCCGGTCTTCTCGCGGCGCTTCTTTCTCGGCATGCTGGAGCTCGTCGTTCTCCGCAACCGGCCGGTTATTTCCCGGCTGGACCCGCCGTCTCATGAAAACCCGCCGCCAGCTGCAGATACCGCTCGGGAGTAATCGTTTCGGCCCGGACGGACGGATCGATTCCGGCTCCCGTCAGAAGGTCGCACCATTGCTGTGTTCCCCCGGCAAGGAATGGGACCGGGGCGTTCCGCAGCGTCTTGCGTCGTTGGGCGAATGCGGCACGGACGACCTTCTGAAGAGCACGGACGATTTCGTCGGAAATTCCGGGCCGGAACCGGACCGATATCACCGCCGAATCGACATCGGGAGACGGCGTGAAGCATGTGCGCCGGACCGTGAACTCTTCCCGTGTTTCGGCAAGAGCGGAGAGATACACGGAAAGGACGCCGTACTCCTTCCCCCCTTGCGGCGCGCAGATCCTGTCGACCACCTCTTTCTGCAGCATGAGGATAGCCCGGGGCAGCAGCTCCCTGAGTTCCAGCAGGCGGATGAGAATCGGTGAGGAAATGGAATAGGGAAGGTTTCCCAACACGGTTCCTCCCGCCGGGAACCACCGTGAGAAATTCCCATCCGGCAAGGCAAGAAAATCCGCCTCCACGATTTTAACGGAAGCGCCCTCGAACCTTTCGCGCAGGTACGCCGCAAGCCCGCGGTCCACCTCGACCGCCACCGTTTCCCGCTTTTGCTCCGCGAGCAGGCCGGTGAGTGCGCCCAGCCCCGGGCCGATTTCCAGGAAAGGAGGTCCCATCTCGACTGCGAGCGAAACGATCTTTCGGGCGATGTTCCGGTCATGAAGGAAGGTTTGCCCGAGCCCCTTGCGAGGCGCGAGCCCGAGCATGGCCAGGAGACGGCCGGGATGCGCGGCGTCACGTTTCATGAA
This region includes:
- a CDS encoding class I SAM-dependent methyltransferase yields the protein MNDLPDLEFRDRLLFPESRKSYNELHFGVAASRYDLATRAISLGRDAAWKRRLVNALPAAAAPSCADLACGTGDVAFLLSERYPGGTIVGLDLSEPMLAEAVKRNSRGNVRFVKGDMCATGFPGGSFDIVTGSYALRNAPDLGRALEETRRILKPEGVAAFLDFSKPANPLLQRLQRRLLWNWCGLWGFLLHRTRYVHGYIAESLATFPDREELRRLIAERGFEPVFSRRFFLGMLELVVLRNRPVISRLDPPSHENPPPAADTARE
- the rsmA gene encoding ribosomal RNA small subunit methyltransferase A; amino-acid sequence: MKRDAAHPGRLLAMLGLAPRKGLGQTFLHDRNIARKIVSLAVEMGPPFLEIGPGLGALTGLLAEQKRETVAVEVDRGLAAYLRERFEGASVKIVEADFLALPDGNFSRWFPAGGTVLGNLPYSISSPILIRLLELRELLPRAILMLQKEVVDRICAPQGGKEYGVLSVYLSALAETREEFTVRRTCFTPSPDVDSAVISVRFRPGISDEIVRALQKVVRAAFAQRRKTLRNAPVPFLAGGTQQWCDLLTGAGIDPSVRAETITPERYLQLAAGFHETAGPAGK